The genomic segment TAGTATACATTATTTTGGCCAGTTATTGACATCTACATCAAATATCATTTGTTCTCTATTATCTAATTTGGGTTCATTTACGTACATCACAatatctctctcttcaatttcacAGCTTTCATCATCTGGTATATTTGAATTAACAAAGACATTTTTTGTCCCTTTGACATGTTGCAAAAACCTGACTATGAGATTCGGCATCACCTCCGTAATTACCAACATATAGTAATGTTTCTTGCATTTGCTACACACCTGAACTACCACCCACTCATGTAGTTTAGGATTCTGGCCTTCTTCATTTCCTGTGGTTTCTCTTGCTGCTGAAAATTCCTTATTGTTATTGTCACtgtttttggttttgattttatctCCACTCCGTCCTTGGGCCTCCGTTCCTTCAAAGTCCTCCTGAGAGATGTCTCCCTCATCTTCTCGTATCACATCAGTATCTGCTTCATCTTCTAGTATCACATCTGTATCTGCTTCATCGTCTAGTATCACATCTGTATCTGCTTCATCTTCATGCATTATTTCAGTGTCTCCTCCATCAGTTATTAATGCAGTCAGTTCTCTCTCATCCATCTTGCGTGTCATCCCATCTTGTTTTGCAGTTGATCCCAGGGTTAATGGAACTGGTTTTCTCTGCTGTATACCAgtgttcaactttttattttgttacgttTGAGTATTATAGGTTTAGGTTCAGGTTCAGGTTCATTCAAAATAACATCATCAATATCGCCACTATCACTACTGTCACTTGAGATGGTATGCCGACCAAGTCTTTTACGTGTCACACTTTTTCCAGGGGGAACTGaccgcttcttttttttttaccacgagCAGATGTTGAAGTAGAAGGACCATACCTATAATTTGAAAGCATGTTAACCAAGGCTGCATCAAGAGCAGAACGTACTGTTACCACCTCTGAATTAGCACTAGTACTGGCACCACTTGCCTCACTGGTGTTGGGTTCAGCTTGAGGGGGCCTTTGCAGTGGAGTTGCATGACCTGCTGAATCTTATTGCTCATTAGCTGTACCTGCACTAGTACTGATAGCACTTATCCTGTCTACTTCTGGGAGACAAGACATTACCTCTTCCGCACTCAAGGGATATATCCCACATTTTCAGAACccactttgtatattttttgcttggtttttctgaaatttctccATGAGTTTAGCCAGTTGCCTAGGGAATTCGGTCTTAGGGAGGGCAGCACATTTCCTACCCAGTGCAGTTGCTTTGAATTCACTTAATAGAGATTGCCAGTGTGTCTTCATAGGTCCAAATACTGACACATCCAAGGGTTGAGTGAGGTGTGTCGAATTTGGAGGGAGGAGaacaaatgaaatactgtattgtGATCCTCACAAGCACTCAACACAGCCAAACTCACTTGACTTGCAAGATTGTCACCtatgataacttttttttccttcttttgatctTGCATAAGGGAGGATTACTTTGAAAAACCAATCCTCAAACGTTGTACTGTCAAACCACCCACTATCAGTACGATTATATCTTGTATTGGAAGGTCCGCCTTCAGTCCGCAAGTCATAGAAGTGCTTTGCTTTGTAAACTACATATGGAGGAAGTATTTTTCCAGATGCTGTACAAGCAAACATTAGTGACACTGAAGACTTTGTTGAATTCGTTATCCTTTCAGGATATTTGCATCCTCTAtgaataataacttttttccttccaGGGTCATCTGACAGATTTGTTTCATTATAATTGATGAGGTTATCAGGAGGTATATTTTCAATGGTTGCTTCCAAATGTCTAAAGTATGAATGAATGATACTGGGAGTGACCTTTGCTCCGGCCACTTGAATGTTCTGGTTCATGCGCTGCTTCAAAAATGAACATGCCCAATCACAACCAGGGAAattattctttaatcttttaatgGTAACACCACGCCTATCTACCTGTAGATACATCTTGATTAGCACACGCAAGTCAGACATGTCTAAAGGGAAGCCCCACTGTGAAAGAGTAAGTAAATGGTCTACTATGATGGCTTCTTCTTCATTTGTTAATATAGTTTGTCCTCCAgatttctttatgtgttttcttGTGACAGCATCATGTAGAGTGCTCTTAGAGAAGCCATACTGGAATGCTGCTTGTCGCACACTGAGATCGCCCTTTCTAATGGCATCACACGCCTCCTGAAATTTTGTCTCAGGCCTTACTTTCATATAAGAAACCTCTGCCACTATCGCTTTTCATTGTCTTTTGTGATTTTGTACCACTTTCTACTGTCTTTTGTGATTTTGACATCTTTAAATTTCACAATGATTTACACTCAATGAAGTACCATAGATGTGCATATCTAtctgtaaaaatgaataaataaaagaaaaatgttaccaTATATCACTCATTAGAAAATTCCCATAAGactaaacaattttattttgttcatattaataattactgtattcaGAGCTATTTGCTCCTGTCCGTCCGAACTCAAACCACCTTTTATACCTGTCCGAACACAGcaccatttttaattaaaaaaattatgaatcattTAAATGCCCAATTAAGTATACTTAACATGCAGATGATGCAAATTCGTGATATGCATGTCCAATCtacttattttttaacaaaatgacaCCTCCTAATTCATTCTACATGCTTTGGGTTGTTTTTCACAGGAGAagtttttcaacattaaaaaatttaaaaaaaaatctaatactgttcaaatatattttttccatacataAACTTAACATTAAGAAAAGACATTGCCATAATAAAGAGAGGAAAGTAATAGGATTAGGATCATAACCAGCAATTTTTAATTCATTGGTTTTTTATGACATATCTTCTaccataacatttttttaaaaaaatgtccgAGCTCACCCTGCGTCCGAATTTACCCAATCTTCCGGTAATAATTCATGTGGATTGCTGTGTAGAAATACTGCCTTTGTAGGGGAGCATCTGGGGTTTGTGTGGTTGGTGGTTAGGGTAACTTTTTGTAGCTCAGTGTTACCTTATACACTGGGAATAGATTTGCAGCGGATACAGAAGGGTATTATGGAAAGCATACTGTAGCTAAGTACACTCAGTCATTGTGGATGTCGAGAGCTAGCCTAGGCTATGTAtaccatttttaaagttttcaataaTGAAGTCAGTTTATTGGTAatactaaatttctttaatttccagcCAGTTACATGAATCATATATTTTTCCAACTGTTTAGCTTGTGTTTTATGCATTTCTAACTATCATTATTGGTGTAGAcatctcattttattgtttt from the Macrobrachium rosenbergii isolate ZJJX-2024 chromosome 43, ASM4041242v1, whole genome shotgun sequence genome contains:
- the LOC136829045 gene encoding uncharacterized protein — its product is MKVRPETKFQEACDAIRKGDLSVRQAAFQYGFSKSTLHDAVTRKHIKKSGGQTILTNEEEAIIVDHLLTLSQWGFPLDMSDLRVLIKMYLQVDRRGVTIKRLKNNFPGCDWACSFLKQRMNQNIQVAGAKVTPSIIHSYFRHLEATIENIPPDNLINYNETNLSDDPGRKKVIIHRGCKYPERITNSTKSSVSLMFACTASGKILPPYVVYKAKHFYDLRTEGGPSNTRYNRTDSGWFDSTTPPQAEPNTSEASGASTSANSEVVTVRSALDAALVNMLSNYRYGPSTSTSARGKKKRSGQFPLEKV